CCTTCTTTTCCTTCTGATCGGCCTTCTTCTCGTCAGCCATTGTCCTGTCCTCTGCTTCGGGGCGCCGTCGTGGACCCAGCGCGCCCGATCAGTCCTTCATATGGAATCTGGAAACACCGCGAAGGTCCCGGATGCTCCCCGGGCCCTCAGTGCCTGCACGCCCGCCTGCCCCTCCACCCGGGTGGGCAAAGGGCGCGCATACATGCACCAACGCGGACACCTAGTCAATCAGCGCGTCGCAGCTCTTGCAGAACCGCTTCTTCTTGCCCTCTTCACCCTCGGTACGGAAGCCGACGCGCGTCGGCTTGTCGCACTTGGCGCACACCACCTGCACATTGGCCAGGGCGATGGTGCCGGGCTTCTCGACGATGCCACCCTCCGGGCTCTGCGGCGTCTTCTTCATGTGCCGCTTCACCAGGCGCAGGCCCTCGACCGTGACGCGCTCGGCGTCGCGATCAATCTTCAGCACCTTGCCGCGCTTGGTCGCCGTGGTCTTCTCGGAGGCCTCGGCCCCGGCCATGACCTGGACCGTATCTCCTACCTTCAGCTTCTGCATGGCTTCCTCTCTCTGGCTGCTCGCCGTCCGGCCTGCCGTCCTCTCAGAGGACCTCGGGCGCCAGCGAGATGATCTTCATGAACTTACGGGCGCGGAGCTCACGGGCCACCGGCCCGAAGATGCGCGTACCAATGGGCTCCATGTCCTTGTTGATGAGGACCGCGGAGTTGCCATCGAACTTGATGTAGCTGCCGTCGGGGCGACCCACCTCGCGCTTGGTGCGGACGATGACGGCCTTGGCCACGTCACCCTTCTTCACCTTCGAGTTGGGCAGCGCCTCGCGCACGGACACGACGATGACATCGCCGATGGACGCGTACTTGCGCTTCGAACCGCCGAGCACCTTGATGCAGAACACCTTCTTCGCGCCCGAGTTGTCGGCAACGTCGAGCACGCTCGTCATCTGAATCATCTGGGAATCTCCTGTCGCCGGTGACCACCCCGCGCCGCCTCACGGCCGCGCGGGAGAGGCGTGCGTGCTAGACGTTCTTGCTCTTCTCCAGCACCTCGACCACCCGCCACCGCTTGTCCTTCGAGGCAGGCTTGGTCTCGGCGATCCGGACCCGATCACCCTCGTTGATGGTGATCTTCTTGGGGTAGTCGTGGTCCTCCACGTGCGCCTTGTACTTCTCGCGCAGGCTCATGATCTTCCCGTACTTCGGGTGCGGAGCACGGCGCTGGACGGTCACGACAACCGTCTTCTGCATCTTGTTCGAGGTGACGATACCCACGCGCGTCTTGGGACGGCCACGGGTAGAGGTCTCGGGAGCGGACGTCTCGGTCGCTTCAGCCATCTTCGGTCTCACTGTCTCTCATGCACCCGGGCCTTCACGGCCCGGATGGCCTCACGTGCCCACGCCTGGCGGGAGCACGCTCGGGGATTGGTTTCTTCAGCCCTGCTTGGCCGCCGAGACCTTCTGGGTCAGGACGGTCAGGACGCGAGCCAGGTCGCGACGGTGCTGG
The nucleotide sequence above comes from Pyxidicoccus xibeiensis. Encoded proteins:
- the rpsQ gene encoding 30S ribosomal protein S17, producing MRPKMAEATETSAPETSTRGRPKTRVGIVTSNKMQKTVVVTVQRRAPHPKYGKIMSLREKYKAHVEDHDYPKKITINEGDRVRIAETKPASKDKRWRVVEVLEKSKNV
- the rplX gene encoding 50S ribosomal protein L24, with translation MQKLKVGDTVQVMAGAEASEKTTATKRGKVLKIDRDAERVTVEGLRLVKRHMKKTPQSPEGGIVEKPGTIALANVQVVCAKCDKPTRVGFRTEGEEGKKKRFCKSCDALID
- the rplN gene encoding 50S ribosomal protein L14, whose translation is MIQMTSVLDVADNSGAKKVFCIKVLGGSKRKYASIGDVIVVSVREALPNSKVKKGDVAKAVIVRTKREVGRPDGSYIKFDGNSAVLINKDMEPIGTRIFGPVARELRARKFMKIISLAPEVL